In Deinococcus metallilatus, the sequence CGCGAGCACTCGCAGGAGACGGCCGTCGTGTTTTTCCTGAACTCCAAGGAGGTCTTGTCCGGTTGCCCTTTCGACATCCTCCCAATGCTGCACGACCACGGCCACGAAACGTCCAGAGACATCAAACGCCGCTTCTAACACCGGACGGATCCACTCCGGGAGTTTTCGCCCATGAACCTTGACGGTCACCGCGTCGAGTGCGCCAAGGGTAAGCAACCCGGCAATGCCCGCCTGCGCGTGAGTTCGAAACGAGATGCCCGGGGTGCTCGCGTGCCTGGTGAGTTGCTCGATGACGGGCTCCAGGTCGCGCCCTTCCGCCCGGGCGCGAAGCGCCAGGCTGATGGCGCACTGCACGCGCGTTTCTGGATCGCCTTCTTCGTGGTGCGCCTCCAGCAGGTTCAGCACCTCTTGTGCGTCCCCCCAGCGTTGCTGGAGCTTGGAGGCGATCACCAGCCGTGAGGCGGGATCAAGTGGCATGGACCTGTCCCGCACGACCTGCCGAATGGAAGCGTCGTGCCGCAGGTGATAGGCGACGTCACCTGCCCCCTCCGCACCTCTGTCCAGAACTTGCCGGGCGTACTCCAGCATGCGCGGTTCTTGGGAGAAGAGCCGTAACGCGTGATGGAAACCGTTGTGGGCGAGGCTCTGCTGCTGATTCAAGTGCGTGAGGGCGGCATCCAGAATGGCCTGACCGTCTTCGCCCACGCCCACCTTGGCCAGTCCGTTCAACACGAAATCAGGTCGGGCGCACGCCGGGTCGCGCAGCAGGGCCAGGAGCCGCCGACGTGAGGCGCCGGCGTCGCGCAGGATGCCGGGAATGAGGAAGCCAATACTGGCCGCCACATCGTCAGGACCATGAACCAGCGGCAGGAGTCGGGAGGCCACCTCCGGGTCGTCCATGCCCCAACCCTCCAGCAAGGCCTGGGCCGACCAATGCGGGAACCCGCTGTCGAGACCGGCGAGCAACTTCGCCTGGGCAGGGGCGGTTCGGCCAATCAGGGACGCGAAAAACAAGTCGCGATCTTCCAGATCGCCGCTTTCCAGGCGAGCGTCGATGGCCTGCACAATCGCGGGGACATCGCGGAAGTGGTGGAGCAGCAGTGGCCACGCGTCGTGCGTGCCCAGGAACGGATGTTGCTCGCCGCGAATCTCCCCGGCGACGGCATCAACCACTTGAGGATCAGCAGAGAAGCCGCGCAGCAGCACCTTCCACGCCGAGTCGTTGTCCACCCCGGCCCGGGGCCTGGCGGGCATACAGACGTCACGGACCCGCGGGTGACCCGGCCACCCCTGCACCAGAACGTCAACCACCAGATCACGGAGTTCGTAGGGCACGCCGCTCGTGTGGTTCAAAAAGGACAACGCGTCGTCCAGGTACGGGTCGGTGAGTCGACCTTGTTTGGCCAGGCCGAGATAGGCGAGGAGACGGTGTTCGGGATGGGGCGAGGCGGCGTGGTGGTCAAGCAGTTCCGAAAGCTCCGAGTCCGCGGGCGACGCGAGCACGAGCGCGTGAAGGGCACCTCCTTGGGCTTCGACCGAGTGTGCCTGCTGCACGACCCGCTCGAGACGCTCGAAGAGTTCAGGCTGCTGACTGCCCAGGGCGGCCAGGGCCCTGGCGGCGGCGGCACGCTCCGGGGCCTCCTCTTCGTATAGGCCCCGGAAGAGCAGGGCAATGGTGTCCTCCTCCGGGGGCCAGGTCCCCATGACCTCGATGGCGCCCGAGCGGTACCGCAGGCGCTCCGGGAACCAACGGCGAAGCCGCTCGTGCACCAGCTCGCGCACCTTGGCGGAGTGCAGACCGTCGAGCGCGTGGCCCAGGAGCCGTTCACGCTGCGGTGCCCACGTCTCGCGCTCGATGGCCGCGAGCGTGTCGCGCGCGACCTCCTGCGCGAGCGCCGGTGGAACCGGGAATTCCCCGAATGCGGCCTCCGCCAGGAGCTGGGCCAGGTGCTGCCGCTGCGCGACGGCGCCGCCCGGGGCACGCAGCACGTCCATCAGTTGCCGCACCTGCTGCGGCGGTCGCGTGAAGTGCAGCGTGCCCAGCAAGACTTCACGCCACTGGGCTTCGAAGCGGCGCGCCCGGACGACCTCCAGCTGGTCGTCCAGCCGTGAGAGGTACCCGGCGGCCAGAAACTCCTGCAGCGAACGGTGGAAGAAGCCCGCCTCGTGCGGGGACCGCCCCACCAGCAGCCCCGAGTTGGTCTCACCGACGGCGACCAGGCGCGCGGCGGACGTGCTGGCCTCACGCCGCCCGAGGCCCAAGCCCACCTCATCGTCTTGCAGGTACGCGGCGACCACCTCGCTGGCGGCGTCGATGGGAATCACGCCCTCGGGGTAGGCACAGTGCATCTCATACGCGAGGCGCTCGAACGCCTGCCGCGTTTCCGCCGGGGAGAGGTGGCTGTCGTCGTCGCCCATCGCCGCGGCTCGCCGCCGCCGCCGGGGGTGCGCCTCCAGGAGGTGCTTGACGACTTCCTCGTACACCCGAAAGCGGCTGCGCGGCAAGGCGACCTCCGCGCGGCGCAGCGCGACCAGCAGGCACAGCAGGAGCGGCACGGCCGCCAGGTGCGCGAGGTCCGGCGAGTCGCGCAGCTCCTCGAAAAAGCCCTCCACTTCCGCCGCCGCGCGCCGCGCGACCGCGTCATCACCCAGGGCCTCGTCCGAGTTTCGCAGCTGGTGGGCGAACCAGGTCCCGGCCAGGCGGCGCTGCTGCGCCTCCGAGAGGTCAGCGACGTGACCGTCCACCCAGCCACTCAGCTTGGCCTTGAACAGTTTGTACCCGTCCGGGCGGCTGGCGAGCAGCACCGGCACCCCGCGTTGCTGCACGAACACGCGCAGTCGGTCGAGCGCGAGCTCGCCGTAGTCCGAACGCACGTACTCGTCCAGGCCGTCGACGACGAGGAGCAGGCGCCCGTCGTCCAGGGCCCGGTCGATGAGTGGCGCGAGGTCCTGGGCATTGAAGGCGCGCAACCACTGCCGCATCACCTCGTGCAGGGACACGGTGTTCTCGCCTTCGAACGAGATCACGCGTGTCCAGAAGGCGAAAGGCACCCATACGGGGAGGTGCTGACCCCACTTGCTCGCCACCTGTGCCAATTCCGGCGCGTCATCGAGCAGATCGAGGGTCAAAAAACGCAGCAACGTGCTTTTCCCGGAGCCGGGACCGCCGAGGATCACCTGGGCGTCGTGCTCGGTCAGCCAGCCCTCCAGTCCCCGCCGTCGGGTGTCGGAAGAGGGACGAGCGGTGCGGACCTCCCGACGGCGTCGACGCCGCGTTTCGTGTTCGTGGTCGGCCTCGGGGTCTTCTTCAGGGCTGGTCGGCTGTCCGACCGGAAGACTTTCCGGCGGCGCGTCGAGAATGTCCGGCAGGATGAACCGTTCGCGGAGCGAGGGCGCGCGGACACGGGTAGCGTCGGTCAGGGCTACGCCGGAGTCATGTTGCTCGAACACGGACGCGTAGAACGACCGGAGCCCCTGGCGTAGCTGGAAGAAGTTGGGCGCGTCGAGACGATCCTCCAGGGCCCGCGCCGCGTCCGCGCCGCAAAAGGCTTCGACCCAGGGGCGACCGAAGAAGTCATCCACGACTTCGGGCATCTGCTTGAGCAGGCGGTTGAGTTCGTCCGCGTCCCAGCGGAGGAGCTGGATGTGGTGGGCCTCCAGCACCCCCTGCTGTTCGCGGAACATGTCGTCCCGCTGCTTCCCCCGCAGGCTTTCCATCGTGCACAGCACGAAGGCGGAGGTGCGGTCGCGCCCCACGAACCCGTCCTCCTCCAGGAACTTCTCGACGGCCGCCTTGATCCTTGCGGGGCCGAAGTCCTCGACGCGTTTGCACTGGTACACCACGTACGTTTCGCCGTCGAGCTCACGGGCGTACAGGTCAATGCCCGCCTGCGCGTCGCCCTGCTCGCCGTACAGGCGGCAGCCCTCCACCGAAGCGTCCCGCTGGGCGAGG encodes:
- a CDS encoding NACHT domain-containing protein; translation: MTLPAAPQALAPLPTRLSQPVGRVPNPPVHTRLQELPYRELSWQDFERLCLRLAQRDASVEGCRLYGEQGDAQAGIDLYARELDGETYVVYQCKRVEDFGPARIKAAVEKFLEEDGFVGRDRTSAFVLCTMESLRGKQRDDMFREQQGVLEAHHIQLLRWDADELNRLLKQMPEVVDDFFGRPWVEAFCGADAARALEDRLDAPNFFQLRQGLRSFYASVFEQHDSGVALTDATRVRAPSLRERFILPDILDAPPESLPVGQPTSPEEDPEADHEHETRRRRRREVRTARPSSDTRRRGLEGWLTEHDAQVILGGPGSGKSTLLRFLTLDLLDDAPELAQVASKWGQHLPVWVPFAFWTRVISFEGENTVSLHEVMRQWLRAFNAQDLAPLIDRALDDGRLLLVVDGLDEYVRSDYGELALDRLRVFVQQRGVPVLLASRPDGYKLFKAKLSGWVDGHVADLSEAQQRRLAGTWFAHQLRNSDEALGDDAVARRAAAEVEGFFEELRDSPDLAHLAAVPLLLCLLVALRRAEVALPRSRFRVYEEVVKHLLEAHPRRRRRAAAMGDDDSHLSPAETRQAFERLAYEMHCAYPEGVIPIDAASEVVAAYLQDDEVGLGLGRREASTSAARLVAVGETNSGLLVGRSPHEAGFFHRSLQEFLAAGYLSRLDDQLEVVRARRFEAQWREVLLGTLHFTRPPQQVRQLMDVLRAPGGAVAQRQHLAQLLAEAAFGEFPVPPALAQEVARDTLAAIERETWAPQRERLLGHALDGLHSAKVRELVHERLRRWFPERLRYRSGAIEVMGTWPPEEDTIALLFRGLYEEEAPERAAAARALAALGSQQPELFERLERVVQQAHSVEAQGGALHALVLASPADSELSELLDHHAASPHPEHRLLAYLGLAKQGRLTDPYLDDALSFLNHTSGVPYELRDLVVDVLVQGWPGHPRVRDVCMPARPRAGVDNDSAWKVLLRGFSADPQVVDAVAGEIRGEQHPFLGTHDAWPLLLHHFRDVPAIVQAIDARLESGDLEDRDLFFASLIGRTAPAQAKLLAGLDSGFPHWSAQALLEGWGMDDPEVASRLLPLVHGPDDVAASIGFLIPGILRDAGASRRRLLALLRDPACARPDFVLNGLAKVGVGEDGQAILDAALTHLNQQQSLAHNGFHHALRLFSQEPRMLEYARQVLDRGAEGAGDVAYHLRHDASIRQVVRDRSMPLDPASRLVIASKLQQRWGDAQEVLNLLEAHHEEGDPETRVQCAISLALRARAEGRDLEPVIEQLTRHASTPGISFRTHAQAGIAGLLTLGALDAVTVKVHGRKLPEWIRPVLEAAFDVSGRFVAVVVQHWEDVERATGQDLLGVQEKHDGRLLRVLAAYADESPVARRKVLEVVEQHRAVGNSSAVLRFLGRVVPGSGLLLEACLDALEDADAHRDTTLAAAQLLGQHFRGNASVLDRLTTAFGDDPPRESVLMALTEGWPDSPVVHRAYDWYASSKAEASYRLTFRLMGLHATPENLIEALKGTFEHCTAVPTIASESMTPPLIRRLRNDPAFAVALAAWLTTDRDPSAVATVPRLLARAGRLSEELREWCAAEIERLCREDTIAPLGIDLLAGRVRPVLHSLLDAT